One part of the Triplophysa rosa linkage group LG5, Trosa_1v2, whole genome shotgun sequence genome encodes these proteins:
- the clul1 gene encoding clusterin-like protein 1 isoform X1 — protein sequence MKALMLSLVLLGALGVFHCAPDPALPRVTADTLKRLSLEGQKLVDEEVTKALYGIKEIKEVMARNEEKHTNLMKSLKHSGEKKKEAAEIAEEVKKKLNEAEQQCRVSFNSSWEECRPCLEDTCKNFFTNTCRSGFSTFTNKVQYPLFLQNFFQRLSSRFGPRDAQDEIVLNQSAENPDLEVVRIEDSFNNLLTKVGTLVSHSVVLVSHFHHELDQALRTAFSPEVDRETELMLKPSNEELDSDFLQGVGLDDVLESFFDFGRSVMEEFGAVITQVFGDLHDSAEEKNANEEKKLFPRFVQNKRLCQDLRRQSSECWKLQGKCESCQGAVFTECPSMRELHVELDEASQLLEVSRQQYEEVLSIVQRHTEDTINWISNMASDFGWVAELADNTTSPKSIFNIATVVAKTEEGDNRPYYGISSFVFKRTNAFIQVLNNLRAR from the exons ATGAAGGCACTGATGCTCTCTCTGGTTTTACTGGGAGCTCTGGGGGTCTTTCACTGCGCCCCTGATCCTGCCCTGCCCAGAGTAACAGCTGACACCCTCAAAC GTCTTTCTCTGGAGGGACAGAAGTTGGTGGATGAGGAGGTTACTAAAGCTCTGTATGGAATCAAAGAAATAAAGGAGGTGATGGCCAGGAATGAGgagaaacacacaaacctcatgAAGTCTCTCAAGCACAGCGGAGAGAAGAAGAAG GAGGCAGCAGAGATCGCTGAGGAGGTCAAAAAGAAGCTGAATGAAGCAGAGCAGCAGTGTAGGGTGTCTTTTAATTCCTCCTGGGAGGAATGTCGACCTTGCCTTGAAGACACCTGTAAGAACTTCTTCACCAACACCTGTCGCAGCGGGTTCTCCACCTTCACCAATAAAGTACAATATCCTCTCTTT CTCCAGAACTTCTTTCAAAGACTGAGTTCTCGCTTTGGCCCTCGTGACGCTCAGGACGAAATAGTGTTGAACCAGAGCGCAGAGAACCCTGACCTGGAGGTGGTGAGGATCGAGGACTCCTTCAACAACCTGCTCACCAAAGTGGGTACCCTGGTCAGTCACAGTGTGGTGTTGGTGTCTCACTTCCACCACGAGTTGGACCAGGCTCTACGCACAGCCTTCAGCCCTGAGGTGGACCGTGAAACCGAGCTGATGCTCAAGCCCTCCAATGAAGAGCTGGATTCGGACTTTCTGCAGGGTGTGGGTCTGGATGATGTTTTGGAGTCTTTCTTTGACTTCGGCAGAAGCGTGATGGAGGAGTTCGGCGCAGTGATCACACAGGTCTTCGGTGACCTACATGATTCTGCGGAGGAAAAGAACGCAAATGAAG AGAAGAAACTCTTCCCCAGATTTGTGCAAAACAAGAGACTGTGCCAAGATCTGCGCAGACAGTCGTCAGAATGCTGGAAGCTGCAGGGAAAGTGCGAGTCCTGTCAGGGAGCCGTGTTCACCG AATGCCCAAGCATGAGGGAGCTGCACGTGGAGCTGGATGAAGCCTCTCAGCTGCTGGAGGTGTCCAGGCAGCAGTACGAGGAGGTGCTGAGCATCGTGCAACGTCACACCGAGGACACCATCAACTGGATCAGCAACATGGCTTCTGACTTCGGTTGGGTGGCCGAGCTTGCCGACAACACCACCAGCCCTAAGAGCATCTTTAACATTGCCACA GTGGTGGCAAAGACTGAAGAGGGCGACAACAGACCCTACTATGgtatatcttcatttgtgttcaaaagaacaaacgcatttatacaggttttgaacaacttgagg gCACGGTGA
- the clul1 gene encoding clusterin-like protein 1 isoform X2 — MKALMLSLVLLGALGVFHCAPDPALPRVTADTLKRLSLEGQKLVDEEVTKALYGIKEIKEVMARNEEKHTNLMKSLKHSGEKKKEAAEIAEEVKKKLNEAEQQCRVSFNSSWEECRPCLEDTCKNFFTNTCRSGFSTFTNKLQNFFQRLSSRFGPRDAQDEIVLNQSAENPDLEVVRIEDSFNNLLTKVGTLVSHSVVLVSHFHHELDQALRTAFSPEVDRETELMLKPSNEELDSDFLQGVGLDDVLESFFDFGRSVMEEFGAVITQVFGDLHDSAEEKNANEEKKLFPRFVQNKRLCQDLRRQSSECWKLQGKCESCQGAVFTECPSMRELHVELDEASQLLEVSRQQYEEVLSIVQRHTEDTINWISNMASDFGWVAELADNTTSPKSIFNIATVVAKTEEGDNRPYYGISSFVFKRTNAFIQVLNNLRAR; from the exons ATGAAGGCACTGATGCTCTCTCTGGTTTTACTGGGAGCTCTGGGGGTCTTTCACTGCGCCCCTGATCCTGCCCTGCCCAGAGTAACAGCTGACACCCTCAAAC GTCTTTCTCTGGAGGGACAGAAGTTGGTGGATGAGGAGGTTACTAAAGCTCTGTATGGAATCAAAGAAATAAAGGAGGTGATGGCCAGGAATGAGgagaaacacacaaacctcatgAAGTCTCTCAAGCACAGCGGAGAGAAGAAGAAG GAGGCAGCAGAGATCGCTGAGGAGGTCAAAAAGAAGCTGAATGAAGCAGAGCAGCAGTGTAGGGTGTCTTTTAATTCCTCCTGGGAGGAATGTCGACCTTGCCTTGAAGACACCTGTAAGAACTTCTTCACCAACACCTGTCGCAGCGGGTTCTCCACCTTCACCAATAAA CTCCAGAACTTCTTTCAAAGACTGAGTTCTCGCTTTGGCCCTCGTGACGCTCAGGACGAAATAGTGTTGAACCAGAGCGCAGAGAACCCTGACCTGGAGGTGGTGAGGATCGAGGACTCCTTCAACAACCTGCTCACCAAAGTGGGTACCCTGGTCAGTCACAGTGTGGTGTTGGTGTCTCACTTCCACCACGAGTTGGACCAGGCTCTACGCACAGCCTTCAGCCCTGAGGTGGACCGTGAAACCGAGCTGATGCTCAAGCCCTCCAATGAAGAGCTGGATTCGGACTTTCTGCAGGGTGTGGGTCTGGATGATGTTTTGGAGTCTTTCTTTGACTTCGGCAGAAGCGTGATGGAGGAGTTCGGCGCAGTGATCACACAGGTCTTCGGTGACCTACATGATTCTGCGGAGGAAAAGAACGCAAATGAAG AGAAGAAACTCTTCCCCAGATTTGTGCAAAACAAGAGACTGTGCCAAGATCTGCGCAGACAGTCGTCAGAATGCTGGAAGCTGCAGGGAAAGTGCGAGTCCTGTCAGGGAGCCGTGTTCACCG AATGCCCAAGCATGAGGGAGCTGCACGTGGAGCTGGATGAAGCCTCTCAGCTGCTGGAGGTGTCCAGGCAGCAGTACGAGGAGGTGCTGAGCATCGTGCAACGTCACACCGAGGACACCATCAACTGGATCAGCAACATGGCTTCTGACTTCGGTTGGGTGGCCGAGCTTGCCGACAACACCACCAGCCCTAAGAGCATCTTTAACATTGCCACA GTGGTGGCAAAGACTGAAGAGGGCGACAACAGACCCTACTATGgtatatcttcatttgtgttcaaaagaacaaacgcatttatacaggttttgaacaacttgagg gCACGGTGA
- the yes1 gene encoding tyrosine-protein kinase yes: protein MGCVKSKEDKGPTQKYRPDPSHPTPGSHMGLYGPDPTQMGQSPALKGPANSYNSRTPGLTPFGGSTSVITPFGGATSSSFSTVAVSNPFPGAVTGGVTFFVALYDYEARTADDLSFKKGDRFQIINNTEGDWWEARSINTGQKGYIPSNYVAPADSIQAEEWYFGKMGRKDAERLVLNPGNQRGTFLVRESETTKGAYSLSIRDWDEMKGDNVKHYKIRKLDNGGYYITTRAQFDTLQKLVKHYTEHADGLCYRLTAVCPTVKPQTQGLAKDAWEIPRDSLRLELKLGQGCFGEVWMGTWNGTTKVAIKTLKPGTMSPEAFLQEAQIMKKLRHDKLVPLYAVVSEEPIYIVTEFMGKGSLLDFLKEGEGRHLKLPQLVDMAAQIADGMAFIERMNYIHRDLRAANILVGDNLVCKIADFGLARLIEDNEYTARQGAKFPIKWTAPEAALYGRFTIKSDVWSFGILLTELVTKGRVPYPGMVNREVLEQVERGYRMPCPQGCPDSLHEMMRLCWKKEPDERPTFEYIQSFLEDYFTATEPQYQPGDNL, encoded by the exons ATGGGCTGTGTCAAGAGTAAAGAGGACAAGGGTCCCACCCAGAAGTACCGCCCTGATCCTTCTCATCCCACCCCGGGTTCACACATGGGCCTTTACGGACCAGACCCCACCCAGATGGGCCAGTCACCGGCGCTCAAGGGCCCCGCCAACAGCTACAACAGCCGCACACCAGGGCTCACCCCGTTTGGTGGCTCCACCTCGGTTATCACGCCCTTCGGGGGAGCTACCTCTTCCTCCTTCTCCACCGTTGCTGTGAGCAACCCCTTTCCCGGTGCCGTCACAG GTGGTGTAACTTTCTTTGTGGCCTTGTATGATTATGAAGCTAGGACAGCAGATGATCTCTCCTTCAAGAAAGGCGATAGATTTCAGATCATCAATAACAC AGAGGGTGACTGGTGGGAGGCTCGTTCCATCAACACAGGGCAGAAGGGATACATTCCCAGCAATTACGTGGCTCCTGCCGACTCCATCCAAGCGGAAGA ATGGTACTTTGGAAAAATGGGTCGTAAAGATGCTGAGCGATTGGTGCTGAATCCCGGAAACCAACGAGGGACTTTCTTGGTCAGAGAAAGTGAGACCACTAAAG GAGCGTACTCTCTTTCGATACGAGACTGGGATGAGATGAAAGGAGACAACGTGAAACACTACAAAATTCGAAAGCTTGACAACGGCGGTTATTACATCACCACTAGAGCACAGTTTGATACTCTGCAGAAACTGGTGAAGCATTACACAG AGCATGCAGATGGGCTGTGCTACCGGCTGACTGCAGTGTGCCCGACAGTGAAGCCCCAGACTCAAGGACTGGCTAAAGACGCATGGGAAATCCCACGAGATTCACTGCGCCTGGAGCTCAAACTGGGTCAGGGCTGCTTCGGAGAGGTCTGGATGG GTACATGGAACGGCACAACTAAAGTAGCTATTAAGACTCTGAAGCCAGGCACCATGTCTCCTGAAGCCTTCCTGCAGGAAGCCCAGATCATGAAGAAGCTTCGGCACGATAAGCTTGTGCCTCTTTACGCTGTGGTGTCTGAAGAGCCGATTTACATCGTTACCGAGTTCATGGGCAAAG GGAGTTTGCTGGACTTCTTAAAAGAAGGCGAGGGCAGACATCTCAAACTGCCCCAGCTGGTTGACATGGCCGCCCAG ATTGCAGATGGCATGGCTTTCATTGAGAGGATGAACTACATCCACAGAGATCTGAGAGCTGCTAACATCCTGGTGGGTGACAATCTGGTCTGCAAGATCGCCGACTTTGGCCTGGCTAGGCTCATCGAAGACAACGAATACACTGCTAGACAAG GAGCCAAGTTTCCCATTAAGTGGACTGCACCAGAGGCAGCTCTGTATGGCCGATTCACCATCAAATCTGACGTGTGGTCCTTCGGTATTCTGCTGACTGAGCTGGTGACTAAGGGCAGAGTGCCATATCCAG GCATGGTGAACAGAGAGGTGTTGGAGCAGGTGGAACGGGGCTACAGGATGCCGTGTCCTCAGGGCTGCCCAGATTCGCTGCATGAAATGATGCGGCTCTGCTGGAAGAAAGAGCCAGACGAGCGGCCCACTTTCGAGTACATTCAGTCCTTCCTGGAGGACTATTTCACCGCCACTGAGCCACAGTACCAGCCCGGAGACAACCTGTAG